One genomic window of Misgurnus anguillicaudatus chromosome 12, ASM2758022v2, whole genome shotgun sequence includes the following:
- the LOC129421324 gene encoding uncharacterized protein, translating into MEVETSLPSPPPPPDGSTAPVAPPQPQTPPQPQPSSSYQQSNEMELTSIMARLCLTEIDIKPQPSPPDGSTAPVASPQTPPQPQTPPQPQTPPQPQTPPQPQPSSSSQQSNEMELTSIMARLCLTETDIKAGHSSPHRLLAEVTPPQAILSPPHRQAPPPASPPQCRAFKCPPPPSQDEMKPMPPAQTPSSAQQNKADTAVADCSSVSQPSTNNSRPIRLVSPPASPTKRRAPKRPASSQDDPDEMEPTPKRPRLCNTDIKAQHSSPHGLLTDVTPPQAQLSPPHRRASPPASPPQRRAVKRPASSQDDPDEMEPTPKRERLNGLSTEVTPPPAQTPSSTQQNKADTAVADCSSVSQPSTNNSRPIRQVSPPASLPKRRAVKRPAPSTSQEASEGMVSDAKRPRLHKLL; encoded by the exons ATGGAGGTGGAGACTAGTTTACCATCTCC accTCCACCTCCAGATGGGTCAACCGCTCCGGTTGCACCTCCTCAGCCCCAAACGCCTCCTCAGCCCCAGCCGTCTTCGTCCTATCAG CAAAGTAATGAGATGGAGCTGACATCAATAATGGCCAGACTCTGTCTCACGGAAATTGATATTAAACCTCA aCCTTCACCTCCGGATGGGTCAACCGCTCCGGTTGCGTCTCCGCAGACGCCTCCTCAGCCCCAAACGCCTCCTCAGCCCCAAACGCCTCCTCAGCCCCAGACGCCGCCTCAGCCCCAGCCGTCTTCATCCTCTCAG CAAAGTAATGAGATGGAGCTGACATCAATAATGGCCAGACTCTGTCTCACAGAAACTGATATTAAAGCCGG acATTCATCTCCTCACAGGCTGTTGGCGGAGGTCACGCCACCTCAGGCCAT ACTTTCACCTCCTCACAGACAAGCGCCTCCTCCCGCCTCACCTCCACAGTGTCGCGCTTTTAAGTGTCCGCCTCCTCCGTCACAG GATGAGATGAAGCCGATGCCTCCGGCCCAGACACCATCGTCCGCTCAG caaaataAAGCAGACACTGCCGTGGCCGACTGTTCTTCAGTTTCTCA aCCTTCAACTAATAACAGTCGGCCAATCCGGCTAGTGTCTCCTCCCGCCTCACCTACAAAGCGTCGTGCTCCTAAGCGTCCGGCGTCTTCACAG GATGATCCGGATGAGATGGAGCCGACGCCAAAGAGGCCCAGGCTGTGCAATACCGATATTAAagctca acATTCATCTCCTCACGGGCTGTTGACTGATGTCACGCCACCTCAGGCCca ACTTTCACCTCCTCACAGACGAGCATCTCCTCCCGCCTCACCTCCTCAGCGTCGTGCTGTCAAGCGTCCGGCGTCTTCACAG GATGATCCGGATGAGATGGAGCCGACGCCGAAGAGGGAGAGGCTAAATGGGCTGTCGACTGAGGTCACGCCGCCTCCGGCCCAGACGCCATCATCCACTCAG caaaataAAGCAGACACTGCCGTGGCCGACTGTTCTTCAGTTTCTCA ACCTTCAACTAATAACAGTCGGCCAATCCGGCAAGTGTCTCCTCCCGCGTCTCTTCCTAAACGTCGTGCTGTTAAGCGTCCCGCTCCATCCACTTCACAG GAAGCATCTGAAGGCATGGTATCAGACGCCAAGAGACCCAGACTTCataagttactttaa